ggcccaggaGCAGCGTCGGGcagggcttcccatggccaggactagtctaggaagaaggagaaacgacccccacgacaacattcgggattcttcttctctcatatatggtgcagactttctccctcactcatttgttGACTATCATTTATGGagccccgacagacttaaagtcaacccaaaatgtcgtCTAATTATCTTTCTacaaaatccaggccactcgatatttcctacatattctagcacaagtcatgccaaaattcacggaaaaatccggcatgacctttgctaaaagggacatatatcgagcgcctaaaatttgctggaatggaaattaatcaacactccggcaaaacataggccattgTGAGGTGTTCActgcaaacataggccactcatGTAGCTACTACTCTACTACAACTATCAAAACATGtacatcatcatcgacatggggatttggctggtctcacctcaaggtcggaggtggtcggtgatggggacgacggcagggatgatgcaggggctccttgatttttgcaaaaataaaatataaacaggaacattattatcctcatcttaggacttagtgaaatcctATGTCTAAAACATCCTAGTTCTAGCCCTATCATTTACTAAAAATACCTTGTTCTAACCCTAAAAATTGAAAAGACCTATACATTTACTAAAAATACCCTAGTGTTAGCCCTAACATCtttccatccatccatctatctatatatCCTTATAAACCCTAGAAAAATGCCCGGGTTTTTTTAACTACTACCTACTTCTTGAATCATAGAAAAATGCCCTAATTTCACATAACTTAGAGTTTGAAACCTTGTGTCTAACACCAAAACAAAAGACttacatttacttatttttttcaaTTCTATTCAAAAAACCTACATTTAGTAAaaaaatctcatatagcattctaATACATTTTTGTACCTAAAAATTTCTACTACTAAATTCTTTTACTAAAAAATTCTATACCTAAATTTTTATACAGagagaggtgggaggaggaggaggaggaggaggagggaggagtgagGGCTTCGAGCGGCtgggggagggaggagagaggagggcagtgggaggagggaggagggagcatGGCAGTCGAAGGAGGTGGGAGGAGAGCATCGGGCGCCggcagggaggagggaggagagaggagggccgccggaggaaggagagaggagggcggcgagaggaggagggagggaggcagATACCTTGGGGGCGACGGTGGGTGACGGCGGTGACAGCGCGCGGCGGAGAGAGAGCGAGTGAGAGTGTGAGGGGAGAGTGAGGATGCAAGGTGTGGATATGGTgcccgtagtagtagcgctggttggtAACCATCGCTACTACTAAGCTCCATAGCACTAGCGCGTTAAGGGAAgagaaccagcgctactactaaggctaagcatgtaaaaaaagcataaaaaagcaatggtcatcaatgatctttttgtgtagaatctaaattgtcagtaTGAATCttcaccggtttaggaaccggcGAAGATTCATATTGCCACAGATCCTACACGTAGAGTACAATGAAGATCAattggttgtgatagtttgagaagcaccatatttaaggtggtaaacattctattcgcggagcgaggtgggactaaacttgggTCTTAGGAGGGGACTGAATTTAGCAATAGCACTGGTTGGAGGAAAGCACTATTGTTAAATACAATAACAGTAGCGCTTTTTACGTATGAGCGCTAATAGTATGCCTAGCTTGCCGGCAACGGTCTGACAATTATAGTAGTAGCTTATTTTTTAACTACCGCGCTATTGCTATGTGTATCGTACCAACGCTCTTTCTgttcaagcgctactgctaattagcagcatcGCTTTTTAAAAAGCGCTACTGGTGAGTTGCTGTGTATAaagtttttcctagtagtgtacaatCACTCTTCCATTGTATCAGCAGCCACCATCAGTTCCAGATTGGAAACACCGAGGGGTATGTGTTTGATTGCTCAAAGGGACATTTACATATGCTGCTTGCTCGAATCGGTTAGCATAATCATCGTAGCTGAAGAAGGTTCCTTTTTCGCATTGCAATTTTTTTATCACAAGCTTATCGATCGATTAGCCAAACAGTTCATCAACTATCGTGTTTGCTACTTGAGTCTTGTTCAAGTTTCTAGCAGCATGTAGACCATCACTGGCGGGTAAGATCTCGATGATCCTCTAGAAAATCAAAATGTGGACAATTCAACCTCTTGCTTGTATGACTGGAACTGTCGCTGCTTAAATTATTTTGCAACCATTTTGAAAGTCAATATACGGCCAATTCAACATCTCTGTACTTGTAAAACTACTTTAGCTAGTTTTACTGTTTGGTAGGTGTCCGGGCGAAACTTAAATCGTCAGCGAGGGTCTACGCCGGCCGCGACGACGCCCAAGGGTGTtgttttccttcttgaaggcgtcatcaAAGAGCTTGCTTGCTCATCTCCGGGTTGTGGGCATGTCCTTTCTTTTATGTTTCTTTTTTCTGTTATAGTTGCCCCTTAATCAACCATGCCGTGTTGTGCTCTTTGATCAAATTTCCCATATAACCAGGCCATTTTGTTTTCCTTGCTCTCAAACGGATTGGGCCACTATATATTGGCTCGTGTGAATGTGTGAAAAGTGAAACGCATGCATTATATTTTGCCGGTACAATATACTTGTATGAACGCATGCAGTACGGCCTGGGTTCAACGAAAAAGAAGAGAACGTCAAAAAAGGTGTGCTGTTAGCTAAAATTCAAATGAGGACGGCAGAAGCCGGAGCTAATGGGATCCGATCGGAACGATCCTCTCCACGTCAACTGTATATCGTGAGTTATCCTCTCGAGATGAGCATGTAACGTGAAGTCAATATCACATGCTGCACAATTCAAACTACTTGATGGTTAATCAACTACTACTAGCCTATAAATAATGTCTCGGTCTTCCATCTGATCATCACAAACCTAAAGCATaccatctcctctcctctcctttcatctcactagatgacccgttgcgccaatggcgcaaaggccgaaTGTAAGCTAATCGGTGTGAGAGTATGCTCTAACCTATTATTGTTCAAAAAGAATAGCTTATATACATTGGTTGAATGTGTACAGGATCGATTGGGAAATCTTAATATGAGCTTGTAAGTGCTGCAGATATGATCACAGGGAATGTTTGATGCAAACATTAGTGTGAAAGCATGGATAAAAGGAAAGGTTGTTTTCTTCGGTCATAGTGTTGTGAAACAACAGTAGAAGAGGAGACCTTCACATATATACAATAAGCGATGGTAAACCGCTCTTGACTATACAGACAACAATAAAATCTAAAGATCGTAAACTACATCATAGACTACTTTTCACCATAGAGGCAGCAAGGGAGGACTAAAGTCTATACATATCTTGTTGGGAGTAGTCCAAAATGGGAAAGATGCTGGTCTGATAGATATGAAACAAAAGGTGGTTGTTGCGGTAACCGATGAAGCACGCTATCCAGGATACATTCAGCAAAGTTTACCAGAAACTGTTTCTGGTTGCTTCAAGGCGCTGCTCAAACTTCATAGCAATGTAGCGTAGCCTTTGCGTCAGTCCTTCGATGCTTGCAAGAGCTGTTTTCATAACTCCTTTGGTGTTGTCCTGACCTTTCAGGTGGCGAGCAGCTGTTGTGTTTTCTATCCGGGCAGAATATGAGTTCATGTACCTGACAGCGTAGTAGCATGTTTTGCGCAGCTTCTTGATTGTCTCATTGGATGAAGTCAACCATTTGACCAGGTGCGTCACTTGATTTTCTAGCCTCTTGATATGGGTGTAGTGGTAGCCCCTCATTTCTTTGCCATATGCATTCTCCATGAATCTAATAGCCTCCATAGCAGCACTGTCTTCTGCATCTTCATAGCTATCTAAGATTGCACCTGGTATAGAACTCGGGACAAGTGAACCATCTAGCAATTCCAAAGTAGAAATGAAAGTCACTGTCACACGATTCTTTCCGCCTGGGTATATTTTGTGCTGGTAAGTTGCAGGGGGAAGCTTTAGAGCTTGCAGCATGAGGCCAAAGATGTGAGCATAAGGAATCACTATCAGGTAGTCATTATCCTGTAGGGACAAAGCAAGGGTAAATTTTTTTTCTCAGAAAATAATAGCTGAACCAATAGATGAGAAGTGCTAAAAGCTGCTAGCCTAATTAACCTAATAGCGGAACATTAATCCCTCAATTTAGCAAATAATTGAAGATATACCGCAACCATATAGATCTAATAGCAGCAGTCTTAACCAATGACAATAAATAAACTACCACTATTTTCTCCCGTAAATAAACTGCAAATAATTAACATAAGCATTAAATCCGCCACCCAAATTAACTTAATAGGTTAACACTTATCTTTCTCTAATGAAATAAATAACATCATGCATCACCGCAAGACAGTATAAATTTCACACTCAAAATCTAATCAAAACTGCATCTTGTGCCATTTATGACACTTGGATCAACATTTAAGGGAATAACAATAGATCACTGTCAAGTGGGAATGTTTTACTGAATTTCAACTTATATGATAAAATTATTAGGCAAGCTTTGAAAATAAGTTTATAAGCTTTCAGAATCCTATACGCAAGCACATGAAGATAGTAGAAGAAATTGACTTAATTTCATGATCAAAATAGGCAGATTAGGGAAATGATTCTAGAATAGAAGAACATAATAGCAAAATATAATTTTACATTTGTGCATTATAAGTACTGAAGGCTAAATATTGCAACGATTTGCATTTGGTTTTCAAATATTTCACATAGAAAGAACAAATAATTATGTAGTTATCATCTACAGCTATAGAGACAGATCCTTCTCAAATCTCTGTTATCACGAAGATTTCAAGAAAGCAAATGGATTGAAAAAACAAAGAACTGAAACAAAAAACATGGCATACGAAATAAAATAAACCAATATCTTGCATTTGAGAAATAGTGATTCCCTTAGTTATTTGAAATGGGGTAGTATCAAGCCTTACGTACAGTAAGCCTTGTTTATCCTTATAAAATGTATATCAAACAATTTCCAGCTATGTGCATGAAAGAAAAATACACCTAAAGAGTTTCATAAACCGGTCTACGGGTCGCATATCTCTAGAATTACTCAATCTGGAATACTGGACACAAGAAAGCAAATTGTATTGTTCAGTTCTTATCAAGCCAGGAAGAAAATATGAGGTGAAATTCATATATACAAAGTTCAGTAAACACGCTGGTAAGGTTAGATGCAAGAATCAAATTTTGTGCTATGGAGACGAGAAATGAGCGATGATTACAGAAAACAATCAACAAGAACTTCATAAAGGCTACGAACTCATCATGGAAACCTGCCCAgcgcatgtttaacaaattttgtAGTATATACAGCTAGGTCTAGTTTAAATTAAGAATGAACACGAATACATATATAATCTCACAATTACTACAGGTGGAATGCAGATCCGGAGAAGAAAAGGTGTCATGTTCAGGAAAATCACAAATTAGGGGCCAATAACGTAGGAAAGTCACAAATTAGGGGCCAATAACGTGAGTAAGAGAGGGGGGGCAggaggaggcaggaggaggaggtacGTGAGTAAGAGAGGGGGAGCAGGAGGCTATCTCTACGATGAATGGAGTATAACAGGTTTTTAGAATATTACATTGGGCACAGGCGTTCCTGTCCTTGACGCTATTGATCCTGGGGAACCCTCGTCACAGACGATACCAATGTCCATGTCCTCCATGCGTGAGCTTCTGGATCTGAGATTGAAGAGGATACTACAATCAGGAGAAAGGAAATAGAGAAGGAGATTGGAAAGCAAGGATGAATCAGAAGGAAATAGAGAAAGAGATTGTATAGCAAGTGATGAATCACCTCTTTCTGTACCAGGGGCTGATGGatcgttggtggagccacgccggtCAGTAGGGATATTGTTGGTTACTGTTTCTGTTCATGATTATTGTTTCTCCTGGAACAGTGTGTGCTAAATGATAGTGCTATATCCCTTGAGTGGAAGGTGGTCGCTGCCAGGTAGGGCATGCCTCTTCCTTGCTTAGCATACAAGCAACATCCACCTTCAGGGACTGATGCATAAGAAATGGCCTCTCAAGAACCATATCCATTCAAGTAGGCTGTAAAGGGAAAGAAAGATAAAGATAAACGATTAACAATGTTGATATCATGAAGCAAGACATGTGGAAACAGAAGCAAATGTGTCACATATTGAAGAAAAGTATTTTAACCATTAAGATGGGTACAGAAGCTAATATCGCGCTTATTATTACACAAATGATTAAGTATAAATAAGTGAAGCATTCGTTGGTGTACAATATTAGCATGTAGGCCTAGGATATGGTTCCATTCTTAGTCCATCTGGAGCAGCAAGTATAGTTATTATCTCTAGCATATCTTGCTTTCCAGACCATCTGCAGATGCCCATATagttaaaaggtcaaatgaccaaaATACAAATTCAGATGAGGAGATATTAGCAAATAAATGCTTAGCATTACAGATAGTACATAACAATCAAATTTTTGCTACTGAAGTGCATGTCCTTTTCTCTGAAATTAATGGTCGGGTGGAACATATATATTCACCAAGTATATCCACTCTTCTCAGACCAAGACTACACAATGAGGTATCATCTGTTTCCTAATTACACTGTAACCTGAAATCTGTGTGCATATGCACATGGGCATATCCATTTTATTCCTAATAGGAAAATATGCCAAAACATCGGTCACTTTCTCTTTTGAGCTGGAAAGACTGATCACTTGGTTAATATGCATGCAGACGCCTCTAATCTAAATAGAGGAACTGAAAAATCCGTCACTATGATTTTATTAACTATATACATATACATTCCAGTCAAGCGCCTTTCTAGAAAATGACATGCTTAGCAGTGATTTTCTTAAATATGCACCACCAAATATTGAAAGGTAGAATAATATCATCATCCTTTTAGTTCCCAACTTCCCATCCATATGGAGGAGCATAAAGATAGCAAAAATGTTAGTACTGTATGCACCTTTTACTAAAGTATCACCTTCATAGCTAGCAAGAAAAAACGGAGCTTGGAAGTTCTGAATCTTTTGTTGATCACAACAATGGTGTGAGCTGATTGGATAAGAATATAACAAATATTTGCTATCTTCATCTCCAGAGAGAGAACATATTCACATGATAAATTAGCAGCCAATTGTCCAAACTTAAATACAGAATGCAATGCGAAGAACTGCCCACCTAATCATTGCCAACTACATCGCCAGCAGTATATTGAGAGAAATCATCAAATCTGGCCAGAACAAAAGGTTCCCATGTAGCTAGCTTAATTAGTATATGTCCAAAATATTGTTTCCAAAAAGAAACATGAGTTACAGTTTAGTAGGACCGAGAAGGATTCAAGATTATAAAAGGAGCTGGGATACACATTCTTATTAAAATTATTGGTTCCGATCTGTGTAGCTTTCAAGGGGCTACCAATCAATCCATATGTCCATCAATGCAATACTTTCAGAAGGGCACCACTCAATCCATTTGAGCATCTCCTTTTTGCATTAATAGAAGAGGAGCTAGCATACCTGTAGATGGGTTGGTGATGGTGAGGTCGCCAGCAAGTAGACCTAGCTGCAGAGGACACCGCCTCCCCCGCACTGTACCGCGTCAAACCTGGAAGTGCACATATTAAagcaagagtttatctaccacatAAGAAAGCACATACATAAAAGCAGCAACAATTGAGTTGGGCACACACGAACATTGACAAAGCAAATAAGGAGAAGGCATGCGACTGGCTACCGAAAATAGAGAAAACCATACAAGCATGGTAtgaatacataaataaatataCACATGGCGACCCAACCTTGAGTCACAGAACCTCTTTTCCTCCAGTCATGCCAGTGCCTTGAGAATTATTTGTCTTCGTACACATGCTAGCGGTTACACTCGACACTTGTTTAAAAGCAGAGAATGACATGTACATGAGTGGACGACATGATGGCCTTGATGGAAAATGAAACGTACACAGCAAATCATCCTCCCTTGAAGCCAATACAAAAACGACGGTCTCACTCATTTGACCCGAATAATGAACACAACATATTTATGCACGAAGAAATAGTTTTTTGCTACAAATAGATGAAAATAACCATaccttttaaaccgtaacttcaattttaacatgttatatatgaaaattgattatAATAATGTGTAGAATTTGAATATGGCATTATTTTTACATGTCAATCATTTTTAATTCGGTTTAGGAACAGATTTAAATGCTTTAGAAAATATTCATATATTAAACTATAATTctaattttaacatgttatatataaaAATTTATTACAAAATATGTACCATATTAACATAACGTTATTTTTATCCTTTAACCATTTAAAATGCTATTTAGGTACAAATTCAAGTGCTTTAaaaatattcatatcttttaaaccctaactccaattttaacatgttatatatgaaaattgattagaaaaatgtgtacaatctgaatatgatgttgttTCATATGTGTTATTTTTCCCCGTTGCAACGGAGAGCTCTTTTACTAGTAATAATAAAAGGGCTTTTGCTTCTGGTGGTACGTCACCGAAATTGCCCCTAATTTTGCAAAATAGTACGCAGCAATGGCACATATAAGTGAAAAAAAAACCGTTTCACAAAGCAGAAACCCTCACTGGGCCAGCCCATGCAATACGAACCTTCTATACTGCGCTCTGTGCGCTAGAAGGAGGTACAGCCCGCCTGTTTCGGCTGGTTCATGCCTGGATGACCTGTTATTTTTTaaatttcatttgttattttttgtttttattttctgtcTTTTTTAAACTTTAAATAACTTGAGAATTCATCAAAGttctaaaaatacaaaaaaaatgttttttttaaaaaatggtTAATAATTCATAAATGGTtgtgaattcagaaaatgttcatgatttttaaaaaatgttcacatattaaaaaagtccataattttgaaaacaaatgtttggGAAATCAAACAATATTCATGGTTTTTAGAAAGTCCGTGTATTCAAAAATGTAAATGAAATTGAAGAAAATTTCgccaattcaaaaaaaattcatgaaatgaAAATGTCTGAAAAATTCAAGAACTGTTTCTGAATTACAAGATAGTTTATTGATTCATAAACTGTTTGCTGATTCGAAAAATGAttgtgcatttcaaaaaatgttcgttaaatcacaaatatgtttgtgaatttcaaaaattgttccaccaatttccaaaaaaTGCTTGTCGATTCTAGCAATGTTGTTTTCAAAATGTTTGCAAATATTATAAAATGTTCAGGAATTGATTTTTTtatgattttagaaaatgttcaaaaactgTAAAAATGTTCCCAATTTTTTCATGACTGTCAATTTTTTTCACAATTTTTGGAAAATGAGAGTCATAGTGAATCTCGATGATGCAGTAAAATATGGTCATGACCATTAGAGATTAtgatttttctcccgttgcaaggCTCGGGCCGTTTTGCTAGTacctaataataaatgggctattgcTTCTAGCAGCATGTCACCGAAATTGGCCCTAAAATTGCAAAATATTACCCAGCGATGCCACCTGTAAGTGACAAAAAAAAATTCACATAGGAGAATACCtgcctgggccggcccatgcagtagtaatcttctttttcttttgagggGAATAGTAGGAATCTTCTGTACTGCACTCTGTGCGCTGGGAGAAGACACAACGCGTCTATTTGGGCCGGCCAGTGTCCGGGAGGCCTGTGTATtaaatttcctttttcctttttttgtcttTCTTTGTTTCCATTTTAAATAATTTGGAACTTATAAAATGTTCCAAAAATGAAACAACATGATAATTTTAAAATAAAATGATTAATAATTCATATACGTTTCTAGATTCAGAAAAATTCACGATTTTAAAAAATGTACGCATATTGAAAACAATGTTCGCAATTTTTAAAacaaatattcatgattttttaaaaaatttcGTGTATTAAAATATGCTAATGAAAATGTACAAAATTTCGCTAATTCAAAAAACTTCATGAATTGAAAAAATATCCTAAAATTTTAAAAACTATTATGACTTGTAAAATAGTTTATTGATTCATAAAATTATAGAATGGTCATCTTACCCAATTGTTGACGTTTTGACAGGCAACTCTTGATGGATTCTCAAATTATATTGCTAGTGGACATTATCTTCAGCTTCAAAGTTACGAGCACATACTCTGTTATCCAGTATGCTGCCTCATCACTCATTACATTTGTGTCTACTGAAGTTCATGAAGGTAACAAACCTTTGAACATTCTCTTGTGATATATGTCTCATCTCCCACCGAGGAGAGTGTCTAAAATTGTTGCCAGTAAATGTAGGCATCATCTGCTCCATGCCGTCGAGCGTGATGTCGTCATGGCTCACCGGCAGGACCGTACAATGGCAGGTTCCTCTCGATGGGGCCAGCACCCTTGCGAGGATGGTCACAGACTACACCATCCCTCTAGAAGGGTACCTTCGCAACGTCACCTAGCTACACTCCCTGATGAAGTGGTGATCCGCGTCGCTTGGATCACGTTCATCTTCTTGACCTACCACTACTAAGGATAACCCTAGTAGTGCTACACTACCTGGGGAAGTGGTGATAGCGTTGGTTTTATAGCTATCAGTAGTgcttgtacaagcgctaccagtaaggcgctatagctaactggTAGCAGTAACGCTAGTTTTCCagtgctactgctatacctagttagcagtagcgctcggtAGGGAAAAGGCGCTACCGATAATAGTAAGTAGCGGTAGCGTTTCTtttgaaaagcgctactgctaaattttcctATATTTTTGACAATTCAACTTACTGTCGTTGTATTTGTATatgttttatatacagtactttcatcatatgattttatgaccatgattagttattatatacaacttaacatcatgcatcatcataataattaataaataactcatcattggtatcataataacaagtcctactcatcatcatcatacaacttctactcgttatcataataacaagtcatgcacatcatcatcatagtcatctaaccaaccctacttaattgttcttagcacatgatcatgagtattagctaggacctaacTACCCCCTCTAAGGTAAAATAACATTAAACAAGAttgccctgactctccattatgaagaatggagattattctgtctccaattcttgcgcttggcacaatgttgcttccaagtagctccctgcgattgtccatacatttttccaatctttgattgtcatgtcttcatcagttttagaaatccggtatgaacaaCAGTGAAGCCTTCGATGACCTGGCtgtaagctcataacatcaagaCGACCTTTCGGAAGCATCAGATCAGGCACACAGTCCTTTggtattttctgttgaaaaacatagtaataacttcatagttagcaatgtagtttagttttaaaagaatttatgcaaaagatgcacaaatgtcgtaatagtaaaaaatcttaccatgccatctccatggatgttactgtagttcaacacgtgcactagtggcacgtattgaccataatgtgcaggagtttgataatcgatattgtaattctcaacatcatttgtaaatgagataagatgatatttctcctgataagttaattctacaccatcagtgtagtaggttctCTCTATCATCTTcgcacattttttgaagaatgaaaataagctattaATGGAAATAAGTtgccaactattttgaaataaaaaatataaattacttaacaaatatgtttgagaaacgcacatagaggtagaagtggaagcatatcaacaaggacccaaatgccatcgtcatgatcaccaagatcgaaggtgacatACACACCCTCCTGAAAATCATATGACTTGCACAATGCTTCCCAATTCGAGCAATCAAAANNNNNNNNNNNNNNNNNNNNNNNNNNNNNNNNNNNNNNNNNNNNNNNNNNNNNNNNNNNNNNNNNNNNNNNNNNNNNNNNNNNNNNNNNNNNNNNNNNNNNNNNNNNNNNNNNNNNNNNNNNNNNNNNNNNNNNNNNNNNNNNNNNNNNNNNNNNNNNNNNNNNNNNNNNNNNNNNNNNNNNNNNNNNNNNNNNNNNNNNNNNNNNNNNNNNNNNNNNNNNNNNNNNNNNNNNNNNNNNNNNNNNNNNNNNNNNNNNNNNNNNNNNNNNNNNNNNNNNNNNNNNNNNNNNNNNNNNNNNNNNNNNNNNNNNNNNN
The sequence above is drawn from the Triticum aestivum cultivar Chinese Spring chromosome 7A, IWGSC CS RefSeq v2.1, whole genome shotgun sequence genome and encodes:
- the LOC123151666 gene encoding uncharacterized protein, whose product is MEDMDIGIVCDEGSPGSIASRTGTPVPNDNDYLIVIPYAHIFGLMLQALKLPPATYQHKIYPGGKNRVTVTFISTLELLDGSLVPSSIPGAILDSYEDAEDSAAMEAIRFMENAYGKEMRGYHYTHIKRLENQVTHLVKWLTSSNETIKKLRKTCYYAVRYMNSYSARIENTTAARHLKGQDNTKGVMKTALASIEGLTQRLRYIAMKFEQRLEATRNSFW